CAGTGAATAGAAGCAACTATCATTCTCACAAGTCAAGCAGTTTCAGTTACCAATATGtatatcaatgatatgaaacCAACATAAAACTTTCCCTATTATCAATGACCAGCTGCACCCATCCCATCCCCATCCCTAATGCCCCAAACACCCTTTATCCTTACCCACCCTTTAACCGGATATGCAAAGTATATTGAATTACATAAGAATTTATGAGAGATGTATTTGTGATGCTAATATTGCATCAAGTTATTTGATCATGATTTTCCATTAGTACACAGACACCATACTTTGGAGTTTTCATATAATTGTGCCATCTATGAGCACCATTTGGACGAAGCTCATTCTGAACACGTGCAGCTTCTTTCCCATTCCCATAAGTCAAGAAGTAGTTTGGGTTACCACGAGTTGCTTCTCGATACAAGCCAAAATATGTTTCCTTTGGAAGATGGTCATAGTTCTTCTTGAACATTGACACCTGTTTGCATGGATACAAAACTAAGCCAAGTGTCAAACTCCATTCAGTCATCAATTTACTGAACTAAAGAAAAGCAAGGAAAAAAGGACTAGTGAAATTTTACCTCACCGAAAGGATCCTTTATATCATCTCGTTCAACACTGCTCTCCTAATCAAAAGGGAGAAAAATTCCACTATCAAACATAACAGCACTGGATTCCAAAtgaatataagtatatacaatTATAACCAAGAATTCCAAGTTTCCTTTCTTACTAATGAATATAATGCCACTCACATAATTTGGAAATACAACCAAATCAACATCGCTAGGCAAATCACGTAGCAACTGCCTCAAAGAATATTCACTTGCACCTGCTGGGTATATTAATTCATCAGTATCAAGATGAATTATCCAGTCCATTCCAGCATCCttatatttcaaaaagaaaaaagaataagcATAGTAAAAATAAGGACAAGAGATTACTCTGATGTCagatgcaaaaataaaaaaggaatatCAATTCATGAAAACAGAACCATCCACAGAGCATACCCTTGCCATAAAAATGGCATTTTCCATATTGAGAGACTGCTTTACAAATAGCTCATAATTGCAAGGCTTGTAAAAGAAACTTGAAAGCCATGTTTCATTCCAGATCCGACTGAAAACCACAAAAAAATGCGCAAAGAATAAAGATTAAGCAAGCAAACTCTAAATGTAAAGTGCTAAAACACaaccattttgacaaaatatgaATGGGACTTGTCCCTAAAGAACCAGAAAAGCAACAGATGATGGATATTTGCATGTGCACAAATATaatgaaagaaagaatgaaataaatgcaaaataaaGACAATTTATCACTGGTAGACTTCACATTCAGCAAAGgtattagttaaaaaaatagtaGGAAGAAACATTGAGAACAACCTTGCTTTCAGCTAAAGTAATAATTAAACAAGCATGAAATAAAAGcacagaaaaaaaagaacaaattatgACCAGTAGCCTCCACATTCAGCTAAAGTACTTGTCAAACAAAATACTAGGAAGAAACATTGGGGACAAGCATACATTCGCTTAAGCTTTAGAATCCAAAAGATTTATTTCGATCACCAAAAGGACAATGGTAATTGACCTTTTAGCTTGCTGCTCCTCAAGCTCCTTTGTTCGGTATATAACTTTGACTCCCTAAAGAACAACAACTTAAAACTTATTTCATAAGTAATTCAGACAAACAAGCGGAGGAAAATCAGTTGAAACTTCAACTTATAAATGAAATGCagagcaaaaattaaatcagAGGAAGCCAAAGGCTTCATAAACTCACAGGAATAGATTCCAAAACTCCGGAAACATTGGGAGATGCTGCATGTCCTTCGACAAAGAGGTAAAAGGTTGTGACTCCAATAACCTTATGATAAAACATCCATGGTAAAATCTGCGCCAACCCGGCTGATGTACTTGTTGTAATACAAATCTGCTATATGAGAAGCAAAACAACCTAAGGGTAAAAGAATCACACTAATTGCTTCTGAACGAAAACTAGACTAACATAGAAGAGGTGGTAGGAACATATAACGGATTTATGTGTGCTTACGACAAAACTGATTTAATGAGAAAGAAAATCTCTTGATAAAAGAAGTACattataaagaaattttaaaaaaatcgaacaTGTCAATTGGGAGAAAGATTCAATTTAAgcatcaaaagagaaaaaacatGGAATtcaatgaattgaatgataataATAAGTTTGATACAGAATCTGAAGCACAGAAATGGATCAAAGCCGAAATTGGAGAATTCAACAAAATCCCAAGCCAAAAACACCATGGTTAAGCAATAACGAACAAGGATCAATTCAGATCATtcagggaaaagaaaaagaagaaaacgaAGAAAAAGCCGTACCTTTGGCTTTAAACTATCTTCAAAACCAAATTTCCAGTCCCTGTAGTAGGGGAAAGAAGGTGAAGAGCTACGACCAAGATTGATACAATTAGAAGAATGATGGTAGTTGGGGAGAAGAGATGATGAAGTCTCCATTCCAGGGAAGACCTCGCGGCGGGAACCACGAGGGGCCCATCGGGAAGTGGCAGTGGTGGGATCGGATACGCTCCCACCGCGCCACTGGAGAACGAAGGCTAAGGTAGCTAACGCGAGAGGGAGGATTGTTAGGAAGAGGAGGAGCTTGGAAAGGAAGGAATGGGTGGAGGGGGGCAGAGAATTGGAACGGTGATGGTTGGCCATGGTGGTGGAAATGGAGGGGCAGGtgacttatttttcttttttttttttttaatgcaatTGCAACCAAAATTCCGTTTTTCGTTTTTTTCCCCCCTCTTTTTCCTGTTTCGTTTTCAACAGATTTTtcagttttgaataaatttaaatatttttatttgcttgGATAGGAATATGAATCGGAATCGGAATAGAATGGTAGCAAAATAAGTTGAGGGAAAGTTATAAATTCTCCCATGGGTCGAAAAATAAATTCCTAATTATTtaacaaatgaattttttgaaaaaaattatgagtaatgaagaaaaataaatacaaatgcAAATATgattacttataaataaaattgcataaagaaaaaaaaagtaggaaATGGTTTTGTTGAGGGATTTTTCCTTTGATCCCTCTCTCATGGAAGTTATCTTTATATTTCTAAGGCATGGTTCTTTAATGGGACATGTTAGGGGATAACTAGGTGTCATACACAATGACACGTTATCCCTCTAGGTTTGACACCTAACCTCAAAGGAACAACGAGCTAGGAGGTGAAGTTGGAGAGTGGCGAACTGACTAGCCAGAAAACAAGGAAGTGGCAAATTACGGATCAGCTACTAGTCAAACCAGCAAGCTGGGGGAAGGTAGCGAGCTGGGAGCAGAGTGGCGAGCTAGAAAAGTGGCACGAAAAAGGAGATGGCGAGCTGTGGTCATTAGGCGGACAGGGGGATGGCGAGTCGTAGACGCGGGGAAGGCGAACAGTGAGGCGAGTCATGGCAATGGGAGGAGGTGAGCTGTTTGAGTTTCTAAGTCAGGTCGCCATGTTCAGGTTTCTTTAGTTAGGTCACCATCTGGACCAAGTCCCAAGACATGTAGTGGTAATAATTTGTTCCCCCGGCTGGTCGAAAAAGGGTTACAAAGTGGCCATTTTGAGACATTCACATGTGTTGAATGCTTG
The sequence above is a segment of the Gossypium raimondii isolate GPD5lz chromosome 4, ASM2569854v1, whole genome shotgun sequence genome. Coding sequences within it:
- the LOC105780521 gene encoding glycosyltransferase-like KOBITO 1, translating into MANHHRSNSLPPSTHSFLSKLLLFLTILPLALATLAFVLQWRGGSVSDPTTATSRWAPRGSRREVFPGMETSSSLLPNYHHSSNCINLGRSSSPSFPYYRDWKFGFEDSLKPKICITTSTSAGLAQILPWMFYHKVIGVTTFYLFVEGHAASPNVSGVLESIPGVKVIYRTKELEEQQAKSRIWNETWLSSFFYKPCNYELFVKQSLNMENAIFMARDAGMDWIIHLDTDELIYPAGASEYSLRQLLRDLPSDVDLVVFPNYESSVERDDIKDPFGEVSMFKKNYDHLPKETYFGLYREATRGNPNYFLTYGNGKEAARVQNELRPNGAHRWHNYMKTPNEIKLDNAAVLHYTYAKFSDLTSRRDRCGCKPTQEDVKRCFMLEFDRAAFIIASTATEEELLHWYREHVVWGDKDLRLKLLRKGILTRIYTPMAIIQALRESGVFSSVIANAPATLSRDKFMSSINSSNSSRDVPSVSFSSRKIGGEGENKASARKLLKIEAMAAEVAAVPPLSPPVWTDNDRSRIVERVAGGNSSI